The window ATAATCAAAAGGGACAGTCATATTTAAGTTTAGGGAAACTCTATTATGCAGAACCCGACTACATAAATGCACAAATGTATTTTGACAGTGCTATATCATTGGTTTCTAAAGATATTCCTGATTTTACAACATATTTTCGCCTTTCACAAAATCTTAATCAACTCGTATCATACCTAAATGTTATCACAACACAAGACAGTCTGCAGCGTATGGCAAGAATGTCCGAGAGCGAACGAAATTCATATATCGACAGAGCTATTGCTGAATTGACAAAAAAAGAACGAGAAGAAAGAGCTCGCGAACAGATGGATAGAGTAGCTGCATCGCAAATGCAACAGCAAAGTCGGTTTGTAGATCAAACCACTCCATCATCGGGTGCGTGGTATTTCTACAATCCAAATACATTGTCGTCTGGTTCAATGTTGTTTCAATCAAAATGGGGAAACCGTGTTTTAGAAGATAACTGGAGACGTTCCGACAAAGCATCTACGGGAGTAAACCTGTTTTCAGACGAGTCTATTGTCGCAAGTACCACTGCTGAGAGTCGTGAAACCGATAATACAAAACGCGAATATTACCTCCAAGATGTCCCACTAACAGACTCCGCCATGGCTGTTTCTGATAGTATTATTCATGAGGCAATGTTTATGGTAGCCGGAATATATAAGGATAAAATAGAGGATTTACAAAAAGCGCAAGAAGCATATCTTAATTTACTAAATCGATTCCCCGAAACCGAGCATGAGCTTGAGAGTTGGTACCACCTGTATCGAATATATAATACTTTAGGCGATAACTCAAAATCAAATATTTATAAACAGAAAGTTATTAATAAATATCCGTTAAGCAAATATGCACAATCAATGACCAACCCAGATTTCTTCAAGCAAGAAGCTTCTAAAGAGCAAGAGTCTAGATTTTTATATTCAACTACTTATAAACAATTTGAAAAAAATCAGTACGATAAGGTCATTACAAACGCCGATTTTGCCGACTCTCTATTTCCGGGAAATCCTTACCAAACAAAATTCGCTTTACTAAGAGCAATATCAATTGGCAAAACAACAGATTCTGCAAATTTTGTTGCTGTAATCGACAACTATATAAAATCATACCCTGATGCTCCCGAAATGGCTCTCGCAAGGGATATCAAAAATTATCTAACAGTTCCTCAGAAAGAGCCAGAAGGCGTTGTTAAAACTGAAGAAGAAGGGTTGTTGGCAGAAGATGGAAAGCATGATGAAAAATTTGTTGAATATATATACAACCCTCAAGCAAAACACTATTATGCTGCTATAATTTTTACAAAAAGGGCAAATACGAACAGAATAAAATTCAATATATCAAATATGAATATTGACTACTATTATATGTTTGAATTCAATGTAGACAGTGAGTTTTTCACTACCGAAACAGACCTAATAACAGTTAAAGACTATAAAGACGGACATACTGCAATGAACTATTATCACTCTGTAATATTTGTTGATGAAGTATTTTCAGATCTCACACATTCAGATTATATACAATTTGTTATTAGCGAAGATAATTACAGAAAACTTATGGAAACCAAATCAATAAATACATATTTTGATTTCTTTAAATCGTCATACCTAAAAAACTAACCATAAGTCTAAAACATTGATAATAAAGCTCTAAATAGATTATTAAAATGCCAAACAGTATTAAAATATTGTGGATTGATGATGAGATTGAATTCTTGAAATCACACGTTATTTTTCTTGAAACAAAAGGATATTCAATCACAACCATTAACAGCGCAATCGACGCATTAGAGCTTTTGAAAAACGAGAGTTTCGATATAATTTTTCTTGATGAAAACATGCCGGGCATGTCGGGTCTTGAAATGCTTGACCAATTGAGAATAATACTGAACGAAACTCCGGTAATAATGATTACTAAGAGCGAAGAAGAACGACTAATGGAGAACGCTTTGGGTAGCAATATCAAAGATTATCTGATAAAACCAGTGAATCCCAATCAGATACTAATGGCTATTAAAAAAATTGTTGAGCACAAGAAGTTAGTCTCTGAAAAAACTACTACCGATTATCAAACCGTTTTTCGCGAACTTGGTACAATGATTTATGAATGCAAAAAGCATTCAGATTGGTTTGAGGTATATAAAAAAATAGTGTGGTGGGAGCTTGCACTGCAAAAGACTGATTCTCCGGTAGATATGCAAGAGGTCCTGCAAATGCAAAAAGAGAGTGCAAACACCGAATTTGCAAAATATATAAAGAAAAACTACGAAAAGTGGTTTAGTTCTGATAGTGACGACCGCCCAATACTCTCGCCCAACGTCTTAAAACACTATGTGTTTCCACACATCGGCAAAGAAAAAGTGATGATACTGCTAATCGACAACCTGCGTTTTGACCAATGGTTAGCCATAAAGCCTTTGATAACAAGATATTATAAGGTGGAAAACGAGGCAATGTATTACAGCATTTTACCAACAGCCACTCAATATGCCCGCAATTCATTATTTTCCGGCTTAATGCCAGACGGAATTAAGCGCATAATGCCCGATGCTTGGCGAGAAGAAGATGATTTGAAAAACGACCATGAAAGCGACTTGTTCAAAAGTCACCTCTCTAGAAACGGCATTACCGAACCATTTTATTTCGAAAAGGCAAGTAACATAAGGTCTGTACGTAAAATAATAGAGAACCCCGGCAGATTTGTTGAAAATCAACTATCTGTATTGGTTTACAACTTTATTGACATGTTGTCACACGCCCGAACCGATTCCGAGTTTGTCAAAGAGCTGGCATCGACAGAGCCCGCATACAGAAACCTTACGCACTCATGGTACGAACACTCGCAACTAAACAAGCTGATCGAATTCTTATCAGAAAACAGTATTCGCCTTTTTATCACAACCGACCATGGTTCAATAAAAATCAACCGCCCAGTAAAAGTTATAGGAGACCGTGACACCACAACCAATCTGCGATACAAGTACGGAAGAAATCTCAATTATCCTAAAAATGATGTTTTTGAAATAAACAAGCCCGAAGCTGTTGGCTTACCACGCTTTAGTTTAAGTGGGAATTACATTTTCTCCTGCGGAAACGACTTCTTTGCATATCCCAACAACTACAACTATTATGTTAACTATTTCAAAGACACATTCCAACACGGTGGAGTGTCACTTGAAGAGATGTTAATTCCAATCGTTTCACTGGTTCCGACAAAATAAAACTTTCAGATATGTCAGAAATAATCATAGAAAACCTAAAAGTTTTACCCGTCCGAGTTGAACAACTAATAAATGAACTAAAACCACATAGTAACATTTGGGCTTTTGATGCGCCAATGGGAGCCGGCAAAACAACAATAATTCGTGAGATATGTGCGCAACTACAAGTAACAGACAATGTTACAAGTCCAACATTTAGTATTATCAATGAGTATAAAACAAAAGAGGGCAGATATATTTACCACTTTGACTTTTACAGACTTAACAAACTAGAAGAGGCAATAACAATAGGTGTTCAGGAATATTTTGAAAGCGAAAATTTATGCCTGATAGAATGGCCCGACATTATTCTTCCAATCTTACCTGAAAGATATAACTTAATTAAAATTAATGCTTTAATCAATGATACTCGAGTGTTAACTTTGGAAATAAATAAAATATAACATTTCTATTTCTAGTTAAAAAACTCATCTTCATAAACATCAACCTCTTCCTCTTTTGTACCACAGTCAAGACTATAAGTAATTGTTTCAGGCTTTTCAAAAGTATCTGTCGGATAAATATTTAGCGAAGGATCTGCATACACCTTCTGAATAAACAAAGCAAATACAGGCAATGCCATATTTGCTCCCTGCCCAATACTTAAATTATCGAAATGGATTGACCTCTCCTCCCCTCCTACCCAAACTCCACAGGTAAGTTTTGGAACTATAGCCATAAACCAACCGTCTGAGTGATTATTAGTAGTTCCGGTTTTAGCAGCTATTTCACCATTAAGATTATATCTTAATCTCAATCTTACGCTTGTTCCCTGATTAACAACACTTTTTAGCAAATCTATCATTAAGTAAGCTGCATTTTTCGATATCGCCTCATTTTTTACTGCACTAAAGGTTGACAGGACGTTGCCATTTTTATCCTCAATTTTTGTAACAAAAATTGGTTCAACATGTATCCCTTTGTTTGCGAATGTCCCGTATGCACCAACCATTTCATATAAAGATATATCAGCAGAACCTAAGCAAATGGAAGGAACTTCCGGAATGTAGCTATGAA is drawn from Bacteroidales bacterium and contains these coding sequences:
- a CDS encoding bifunctional response regulator/alkaline phosphatase family protein; translated protein: MPNSIKILWIDDEIEFLKSHVIFLETKGYSITTINSAIDALELLKNESFDIIFLDENMPGMSGLEMLDQLRIILNETPVIMITKSEEERLMENALGSNIKDYLIKPVNPNQILMAIKKIVEHKKLVSEKTTTDYQTVFRELGTMIYECKKHSDWFEVYKKIVWWELALQKTDSPVDMQEVLQMQKESANTEFAKYIKKNYEKWFSSDSDDRPILSPNVLKHYVFPHIGKEKVMILLIDNLRFDQWLAIKPLITRYYKVENEAMYYSILPTATQYARNSLFSGLMPDGIKRIMPDAWREEDDLKNDHESDLFKSHLSRNGITEPFYFEKASNIRSVRKIIENPGRFVENQLSVLVYNFIDMLSHARTDSEFVKELASTEPAYRNLTHSWYEHSQLNKLIEFLSENSIRLFITTDHGSIKINRPVKVIGDRDTTTNLRYKYGRNLNYPKNDVFEINKPEAVGLPRFSLSGNYIFSCGNDFFAYPNNYNYYVNYFKDTFQHGGVSLEEMLIPIVSLVPTK
- the tsaE gene encoding tRNA (adenosine(37)-N6)-threonylcarbamoyltransferase complex ATPase subunit type 1 TsaE, with product MSEIIIENLKVLPVRVEQLINELKPHSNIWAFDAPMGAGKTTIIREICAQLQVTDNVTSPTFSIINEYKTKEGRYIYHFDFYRLNKLEEAITIGVQEYFESENLCLIEWPDIILPILPERYNLIKINALINDTRVLTLEINKI